The sequence below is a genomic window from Massilia oculi.
CCCGACGACGTCAGCGAGCAGCCCGGCGCCGGATTGTGCGGCCGGGTCGACGGCAGGCAGGTCCGCATCGGCAGCCAGGACTATGTGACGGGCGGCGCGGATCCGCCGGCATGGGCGGCGGACATCGTCCGGCGCATCGGCGCCGAAGGCGGCGCGGCGGTGCATGTCGCGCTGGACGGCGCGCCGTGCGCGGTGCTGCAGATGGCGGACGAGATTCGCCTCGAATCGCCGCGCACCCTGCGCATGCTGCGCGCGCTGGGCGTCGAGCGGATCGTGCTGCTGACCGGGGATCGCGCCGACGTGGCGGGCACGGTCGGCGCCGCCCTGGGGGTCGACGACGTGGTGGCCGGCCAGACGCCCGCCACCAAGCTTGCCGCCATCGCGGACGCGCGGACGCGCGGCGTGACCATGATGGTCGGCGACGGCATCAACGATGCGCCGGCCCTGGCCGCGGCCGACATCGGCGTGGCGATGGGCGCGCGCGGCGCGGCGGCCGCCGCCGAATCGGCCCAGGTCGTGCTGCTGGTCGACAGGCTCGACCGGCTGGCGTTCGCGGTGCGCATCGCGCAGCGAAGCAAGGCCATCGCGCTGCAGGGCGTGGCGGCAGGAATGGGGCTGTCGATTGCCGCCATGGGCGTCGCGGCGTTCGGCTACCTTCCGCCGGTTGCCGGCGCACTGTTGCAGGAACTGATCGACGTCGCGGTGATCGCCAATGCGCTGCGCGTGCTGCGCCTGGACGCGGCGACGCAGGCAGAACGCATGCAGGCCCGGGAATTCGACCGGCTCAGGGACGAACACGCGCGGCTGGCGCCGGTCATCGACCGCCTTGGCCTGCTGGCGGACCAGGCGGCCAGCAGGCCCGCCGCCGTGCGCCAGGAGCTGGCATCGCTGAACGACGCGCTGCGCCGCCAGATTCTTCCCCACGAGGCCAGCGACGACGCCGTCCTCTACCCGCGCGTGGCGCGCATGATCGGCGGCGAGGACCCGCTGGCGCCGATGAGCCGCACGCATCGCGAAATCCAGCGGCTCTGCGTCATGCTCGAGCGGCTGTCGAACGCGCCGCCCGCGGAGGGCGGCGAGGAAACGTCGATCCGGGAGCTGCGCCGCACTCTGTACGCGCTCGAAGCCATCCTGCGCCTGCACTTCGCCCAGGAGGAGGAAATCTATTACGGGCTCGCCCCGTGAGCCGCGGCCGGACGGTCCGGGCGCTAGCCTTGCCGGCTGTGGCCCATCTGCTGGCAATAGCGCGCCAGCTGGTCCGGAAGATCGGCCGGGCAGACGCCGCACTGGCGGTTGCCGGGCACGGCGTGGTCGATGAAGGTTGGATAAGGAAGGTTCAGCCCGGCCATGATGGCCATGAACTCCTCGCGCGTGCGCTCCTTGCCCAGCCGCGGATTGCGCTGGCGCTCCTGCGCGATCGACGACACGTGGCGCTCCTGGTAGTCGTGGGCAGGGTAGACCAGGGTCTCGCCGGGCAAGGTGAACAGCTTGTCGGTGACGCTGCTGAACAGGGCGCCGGCATCGCCGTTCTGGAAATCGGTACGCCCGCAACCGTCGATCAGCAGCGCGTCGCCGGTGAACACGCGCTCGCCGAGCAGGTAGGCGAAGTGCCCATCCGTATGGCCCGGCGTATGCAGCGGCTGCAGCGTGATGCCGGCAACCGTGAACGGGACGCCTTCCTCGACCCAGGCGTCCGCGCAGGGAAGGCGGTCGATGCCGGACGAGGCGATCCGGCTGCCGGTGGCGCGCTTGAGCTCCAGCGCTGCGGTGATGTGGTCGGCGTGGATATGCGTGTCGAGCGTCCAGGCCAGGGTCAATCCCAGGCGATGCAGTTCGGCCCGGTCGCGTTCCATGCTCGAGATGACCGGATCGATCAGGATCGCCTGGCCGGTCTGTTCGTCGCCCAGCAGATACGTATAGGTACTGGACAGCGGTTCGAAGAGTTGCTTGAAATACATAATGCCTCCCTTGGTTTGCCTGCGGACCGGCGTGCGGCCAGCGAGGGCGTCTCAGGCCGTGGACCGCTTCGATCCTGCGCGGATCCGCTCCAGCAGTTCGAAGACGGCCATCCCGGCCAGCATGGCGCCGGTGAAGAGCAGCACCCTGGTGCCGCCGGTGGCCAGCGACGCCAGCGCCGGCCCCGGGCAGAAGCCTGCCACTCCCCAGCCGACGCCAAAGGCGATGCTGCCCAGCACCAGGCGGCGATCGATACGGGTGGCGGTCGGCAAGCGCATCGCTTCGCCCAGCAGCGAGCGTTCGCGCCGGCCGGCGATACGGAAGGCGACCAGGCCCACCAGGACCGCGCCACCCATGACGAAGGCCAGCGACGGATCCCAGTTGCCCGCCAGGTCGAGGAAGCCCAGGACCTTGGCCGGATCCGTCATGCCACCCAGCAGCAGGCCGATCCCGAACACCAGGCCGGCGATGAATGCAGTCACGATTCCCATCGCTATTCTCCTAGCCGATCACGTGCCGTGACACGAATACGGTGGCGAAGCCGGCCAGCATGAATGCGGCCGTCGCTACCAGCGAGCGCGGCGACAGGCGCGACAGTCCGCACACGCCGTGGCCGCTGGTGCAGCCCGCGCCATACCGGGTGCCGATGCCGACCAGCAGGCCGGCGGCGGCGAGCGCCGCATCGCCGGCCTCGACATGCGCCACGGGCAACGGCGCCGCCATGGCATACACCAGCGGGGCGGCAACCAGGCCGGACAGGAAGGCGACGCGCCAGCCGATATCGCCGCCGACGGGCCGCAACAGTCCACCCAGGATGCCGCTGATGCCGGCGATCCTGCCGTTGAACAGGATAAAGACGGCGGCCGCCAGGCCGATCAGCAGGCCACCGGCCAGGGATTGCCAGGGCGTGAACTGGATCCAGTCAATCGTCATCGTTTTCTCCATTGGCGCAGTACAACTGGTACAGGACGTGCATGACCGCCATCGCCTCCTTGCTGGCAAGCTTGTAATACACCTGCTTGCCCTCGCGCCGCGTGCTGACCAGTTTCTCCTCGCGCAAGACGCCGAGCTGCTGAGACAGGGTCGGTTGCCGGATGCCCAGCACCGACTCGAGTTCGCTGACGCAAAGCTCGTCCTGGCTCAATTGACAAAGCAACAGGAGGCGATCGGCATTGCCCAGCGTCTTGAGCAGCGCGCAAGCGCGCGCCGCGGCAAGCTGCATGGCTGCCGGGTCCAGATGATTTTGACCTTGCACGGATGAGAGGTTCCTTTAAAAACGATTCATCATTATACATTATATTAAAACGTGATGTGTTTGATGCGCTCATTTTTCGCCATCGCCGCGGCCTGCGCGGACTGATGGTCCAAAGGCAGAGGCGGCCCGGCTTTCACCCGTGCTATCGTGCCGCGAAACCACCTGGAGGGTCCCATGGCAGGAGAAGCAGTCCACTTCAAGGGCGCCGACGGCCAGCTGCTGGCCGCGCGCCTCGATGCGCCCGAGGGGCTGGTCAAGGCCTACGCCCTGTTCGCCCACTGCTTCAGCTGCGGCAAGGACGTCTTCGCCGCGGCCCGCATCGCGCAAGGGCTGACGCGCCACGGCA
It includes:
- a CDS encoding ArsR/SmtB family transcription factor, which translates into the protein MQLAAARACALLKTLGNADRLLLLCQLSQDELCVSELESVLGIRQPTLSQQLGVLREEKLVSTRREGKQVYYKLASKEAMAVMHVLYQLYCANGENDDD
- a CDS encoding MBL fold metallo-hydrolase, translated to MYFKQLFEPLSSTYTYLLGDEQTGQAILIDPVISSMERDRAELHRLGLTLAWTLDTHIHADHITAALELKRATGSRIASSGIDRLPCADAWVEEGVPFTVAGITLQPLHTPGHTDGHFAYLLGERVFTGDALLIDGCGRTDFQNGDAGALFSSVTDKLFTLPGETLVYPAHDYQERHVSSIAQERQRNPRLGKERTREEFMAIMAGLNLPYPTFIDHAVPGNRQCGVCPADLPDQLARYCQQMGHSRQG
- a CDS encoding YeeE/YedE family protein, which produces MTIDWIQFTPWQSLAGGLLIGLAAAVFILFNGRIAGISGILGGLLRPVGGDIGWRVAFLSGLVAAPLVYAMAAPLPVAHVEAGDAALAAAGLLVGIGTRYGAGCTSGHGVCGLSRLSPRSLVATAAFMLAGFATVFVSRHVIG
- a CDS encoding YeeE/YedE family protein, translating into MGIVTAFIAGLVFGIGLLLGGMTDPAKVLGFLDLAGNWDPSLAFVMGGAVLVGLVAFRIAGRRERSLLGEAMRLPTATRIDRRLVLGSIAFGVGWGVAGFCPGPALASLATGGTRVLLFTGAMLAGMAVFELLERIRAGSKRSTA
- a CDS encoding heavy metal translocating P-type ATPase produces the protein MHSSNRTSMAQLAICIATLVAGGACHLAGADLVGDWIWLAGAAVVLLALAVDTVVALWRKRLGLDLVALVSIAGAILLQEYFTADIIALMFASGRALEGYAERRARKDMSALLQKAPRSASRYEHGRLVEVPLEAIRPGDRLAVRPGETVPVDGTLVSAATLDESSLTGESMPVACRPGTLLGSGAVNAGDAFDMLATRTAGDSTFSNIVRLVQAAQASRAPAARLADRYALMFVPLALGIAGLAWLSSGDPARALAVVVVATPCPLILGVPVAIVSAMSRCARRGVLVKHGGALENMAQVKTMFFDKTGTLTGGRAKLVAIAAAPGAPHDDVLRMAASLAQMSGHAISQAVVAAAIDRGMRLAVPDDVSEQPGAGLCGRVDGRQVRIGSQDYVTGGADPPAWAADIVRRIGAEGGAAVHVALDGAPCAVLQMADEIRLESPRTLRMLRALGVERIVLLTGDRADVAGTVGAALGVDDVVAGQTPATKLAAIADARTRGVTMMVGDGINDAPALAAADIGVAMGARGAAAAAESAQVVLLVDRLDRLAFAVRIAQRSKAIALQGVAAGMGLSIAAMGVAAFGYLPPVAGALLQELIDVAVIANALRVLRLDAATQAERMQAREFDRLRDEHARLAPVIDRLGLLADQAASRPAAVRQELASLNDALRRQILPHEASDDAVLYPRVARMIGGEDPLAPMSRTHREIQRLCVMLERLSNAPPAEGGEETSIRELRRTLYALEAILRLHFAQEEEIYYGLAP